A window from Bosea sp. ANAM02 encodes these proteins:
- a CDS encoding branched-chain amino acid ABC transporter permease gives MTDLASTDASASGLALAETDDSTARLHRNLFIAIAAVLVVAPFVAYPVFVMKVLCFALFALAFNLLLGYGGLLSFGHAAYFGMASYVSAYTAKHWGLTPELAILLGTAVGAVLGLVFGALAIRRQGIYFAMITLALAQMVFFFSLQTPRFTGGEDGIQAVPRGKFLGLMSLADDRALYWLVAAIFLGGLLLIYRVIHSPFGQVCKAIRDNEPRAISLGYRANQYKLMVFVLSATLAGLAGATKAIVFQLASLTDVYWSMSGEVVLMTLVGGLGTVFGPIVGAIVIVAMQNYLATLGAWVTVVQGVIFVLCVLLFREGIVGVIAKAVKKPL, from the coding sequence ATGACCGACCTTGCCTCGACCGATGCATCCGCCAGCGGCCTGGCGCTCGCCGAAACCGACGACAGCACCGCGCGCCTGCACCGAAACCTGTTCATCGCCATCGCCGCGGTGCTCGTGGTCGCGCCCTTCGTCGCCTATCCCGTCTTCGTGATGAAGGTGCTCTGCTTCGCGCTGTTCGCGCTCGCCTTCAATCTTCTGCTCGGCTATGGCGGCCTGCTCTCCTTCGGCCATGCCGCCTATTTCGGCATGGCGAGCTATGTCAGCGCCTATACCGCCAAGCATTGGGGCCTGACGCCGGAGCTTGCGATCCTGCTCGGCACCGCCGTGGGCGCCGTCCTCGGCCTCGTCTTCGGCGCGCTCGCCATCCGGCGGCAAGGCATCTATTTCGCGATGATCACGCTGGCGCTCGCCCAGATGGTGTTCTTCTTCTCGCTGCAGACGCCACGCTTCACCGGCGGCGAGGACGGTATCCAGGCCGTGCCGCGCGGCAAGTTCCTCGGCCTGATGAGCCTCGCAGACGACCGCGCGCTCTACTGGCTCGTCGCCGCCATCTTCCTGGGCGGGCTCCTGCTGATCTACCGCGTCATCCACTCACCCTTCGGCCAGGTCTGCAAGGCGATCCGCGACAACGAGCCCCGCGCCATCTCGCTCGGCTATCGCGCCAACCAGTACAAGCTGATGGTCTTCGTGCTCTCGGCGACGCTGGCCGGCCTTGCCGGCGCGACAAAGGCCATCGTCTTTCAGCTGGCATCGCTCACCGACGTCTACTGGTCGATGTCGGGCGAGGTCGTGCTGATGACGCTGGTCGGGGGCTTAGGCACCGTCTTCGGCCCGATCGTCGGCGCCATCGTCATCGTCGCGATGCAGAACTATCTCGCCACGCTCGGCGCCTGGGTCACCGTCGTCCAGGGCGTGATCTTCGTGCTCTGCGTGCTGCTCTTCCGCGAAGGCATCGTCGGCGTCATCGCCAAGGCCGTCAAGAAGCCGCTCTGA
- a CDS encoding ABC transporter substrate-binding protein, which yields MKLKTILATTALATLMAVPALAQQITVKAGVLNDRSGLYADLSGEGSVIAARMAVEDFKAADKGIKVEIVSADHQNKPDVGSTIARQWYDQDGVDLILDVPTSSVALAVSQITKEKNKVHINSGAATSDLTGKACNANTIHWTYDTYALAQGTGGAMVKAGGDSWFFMTADYAFGHALERDTSAVVTKAGGKVLGAVRTPFPGTDFSSFLLQAQASKAKVIGLANAGGDTINSIKQAGEFGIVAGGQKLAGLLVFLTDVHSLGLQAAQGLVLTESFYWDSNDGTRAWSDRFSKLNGGKRPTMVQAGVYSGMLHYLKAVEAAKSKDAGAVVAKMKEMPTDDPLFGKGSVRADGRKMHDMYLFEVKKPAESKGAWDYYKQLAVLPAEQAFRPLAESECPLVKK from the coding sequence ATGAAGCTGAAGACGATTCTCGCGACCACGGCGCTTGCAACCCTGATGGCTGTCCCGGCGCTCGCCCAGCAGATCACGGTCAAGGCCGGCGTGCTCAACGACCGCTCGGGTCTCTATGCCGACCTCTCAGGCGAAGGCTCCGTCATCGCCGCGCGCATGGCGGTCGAGGACTTCAAGGCCGCCGACAAGGGCATCAAGGTCGAGATCGTCTCGGCCGACCACCAGAACAAGCCCGACGTGGGATCGACGATCGCCCGGCAATGGTACGATCAGGACGGCGTCGACCTCATCCTCGACGTGCCGACCTCCTCCGTCGCGCTGGCGGTGAGCCAGATCACCAAGGAGAAGAACAAGGTCCATATCAACTCCGGCGCCGCCACCTCCGATCTCACCGGCAAGGCCTGCAACGCCAACACCATCCATTGGACCTACGACACCTATGCGCTGGCCCAGGGCACCGGCGGCGCCATGGTCAAGGCCGGCGGCGACAGCTGGTTCTTCATGACCGCGGACTATGCCTTCGGCCATGCGCTGGAGCGCGATACCTCCGCCGTCGTCACCAAGGCGGGCGGCAAGGTGCTCGGCGCCGTCCGCACGCCCTTCCCCGGCACGGACTTCTCGTCCTTCCTGCTGCAGGCACAGGCATCGAAGGCGAAGGTCATCGGCCTGGCGAATGCCGGTGGCGACACGATCAATTCGATCAAGCAGGCCGGCGAATTCGGCATCGTCGCGGGCGGGCAGAAGCTGGCGGGCCTGCTCGTCTTCCTGACCGACGTCCATTCGCTCGGACTTCAGGCCGCGCAGGGCCTGGTCCTGACCGAATCCTTCTACTGGGACAGCAACGACGGCACGCGGGCCTGGTCGGACCGGTTCTCGAAGCTGAACGGCGGCAAGCGCCCGACCATGGTCCAGGCCGGCGTCTATTCCGGCATGCTGCATTACCTCAAGGCTGTCGAAGCAGCGAAGAGCAAGGACGCGGGCGCCGTCGTGGCCAAGATGAAGGAAATGCCCACCGACGACCCGCTGTTCGGGAAGGGCTCGGTGCGCGCCGACGGCCGCAAGATGCACGACATGTACCTCTTCGAGGTGAAGAAGCCCGCCGAGTCGAAGGGCGCCTGGGATTACTACAAGCAGCTCGCCGTCCTGCCGGCGGAGCAGGCGTTCCGCCCGCTTGCCGAGAGCGAGTGCCCGCTCGTCAAGAAGTGA
- a CDS encoding glycoside hydrolase family 88 protein, with amino-acid sequence MATLQADRTFWGEAQAKILKRVSSTIDQNLNGFPHIGDPKTGEWVTTPDGFWTGGFWIGELWLAASVTGEARYLEAAKRWLERLEPRVESKTVFRGFLFYYGAVIGALLHGDQKAAALAEDAAQSLGRQFDPIANLIPLGKEAEEAHSVGDGEANIDGLPAAPVMLWAAKRLRDYELRQRALKHAYRSAEFFLRDDGGVIQSASFDTATGEVNRRYTHKGYADDSIWTRAQAWAMLGFVLSARLEPKETLLVQLAEKVCDWWLANSPQDRVAYWDFNAPVTPETKRDTSGTAIAAAALLKLSQIHPDANKAATYRDTAEATARSLVERHLNSMGILADGCFDPKNGTAVSNELIWGDYFLFETVATINGKLHSPV; translated from the coding sequence ATGGCGACCCTGCAAGCCGACCGTACGTTTTGGGGCGAAGCCCAAGCCAAGATCCTGAAGCGCGTCTCGTCAACGATCGATCAAAACCTCAACGGATTTCCCCATATTGGTGATCCGAAAACAGGCGAATGGGTAACGACGCCGGATGGCTTCTGGACAGGTGGGTTCTGGATCGGGGAGCTTTGGCTCGCCGCGAGCGTCACTGGTGAAGCCCGATATCTGGAAGCCGCAAAGCGCTGGCTTGAAAGGCTTGAACCGCGCGTAGAGAGCAAGACAGTCTTTCGTGGCTTTCTCTTCTATTACGGCGCCGTGATCGGAGCCCTTCTGCATGGTGACCAAAAGGCTGCGGCGCTGGCAGAGGATGCCGCTCAGTCGCTCGGACGACAGTTCGATCCAATCGCCAACTTGATTCCCCTCGGCAAAGAGGCGGAAGAAGCTCACTCGGTTGGCGATGGAGAGGCGAACATTGACGGTTTGCCCGCAGCTCCGGTCATGTTGTGGGCGGCCAAACGTCTCCGGGATTATGAACTGCGGCAGCGCGCCCTCAAGCATGCCTATCGAAGTGCAGAGTTCTTCCTTCGCGACGACGGCGGTGTGATCCAGTCGGCGAGCTTCGACACTGCGACGGGTGAGGTCAACCGCCGGTACACCCACAAAGGTTACGCCGACGACTCGATTTGGACCCGGGCCCAAGCCTGGGCGATGCTGGGTTTCGTTCTCAGCGCTCGGCTGGAGCCGAAGGAGACCTTGCTCGTCCAACTCGCGGAAAAAGTTTGCGATTGGTGGCTCGCCAACAGCCCCCAAGACCGGGTCGCCTACTGGGATTTCAACGCACCGGTAACCCCGGAGACAAAGCGCGATACCTCGGGCACCGCGATCGCCGCGGCCGCACTTCTCAAGCTGTCGCAAATTCATCCTGACGCAAACAAGGCCGCGACCTATCGCGACACGGCGGAAGCAACCGCACGCTCATTGGTCGAAAGGCACCTAAACTCAATGGGCATTCTGGCCGACGGATGTTTTGATCCAAAGAACGGTACTGCCGTCTCAAACGAACTAATTTGGGGCGACTACTTTCTGTTCGAAACCGTCGCCACGATAAATGGCAAGCTTCATTCTCCTGTTTGA
- a CDS encoding ABC transporter ATP-binding protein has product MKTNNILSTSGLTKEFAGFTAVNGVDLNVRRGSIHALIGPNGAGKTTCFNLLTKFLAPTRGAIVYNGRDITREKPAEIARLGLVRSFQISAVFPQLSVLANVRIALQRRKRGDSFDFWRSERSLKQLDAEAADLIDAVGLTPFLGLTAGELSYGRKRALEIATTLALDPEMLLLDEPMAGMGREDVERIEALIRKVSQNRTILMVEHNLSVVASLSDRITVLARGQVLAEGDYATVSKDPRVVEAYIGSGGGHGHH; this is encoded by the coding sequence ATGAAAACAAACAATATTCTTTCCACGTCAGGCCTAACCAAGGAATTTGCCGGCTTTACAGCTGTAAACGGCGTCGACCTCAACGTGCGCCGCGGCTCTATTCACGCGCTGATCGGCCCGAACGGCGCGGGTAAGACGACCTGCTTCAATCTGCTGACCAAGTTCCTCGCGCCCACGCGCGGCGCGATCGTCTATAACGGCCGCGACATCACGCGCGAGAAGCCGGCCGAGATCGCGAGGCTCGGGCTGGTGCGGTCCTTCCAGATCTCGGCCGTGTTTCCGCAGCTCTCAGTGCTGGCCAATGTCCGGATCGCCCTGCAGCGGCGCAAGCGCGGCGATTCCTTCGACTTCTGGCGCTCGGAACGGTCGCTCAAGCAACTCGATGCCGAAGCAGCCGACCTGATCGACGCCGTCGGCCTCACGCCCTTCCTCGGGCTGACCGCGGGCGAACTCTCCTACGGCCGCAAGCGCGCGCTGGAGATCGCGACGACGCTGGCGCTCGATCCGGAGATGCTGCTGCTCGACGAGCCGATGGCCGGCATGGGGCGCGAGGATGTCGAGCGCATCGAGGCGCTGATCCGCAAGGTCTCGCAGAACCGCACCATCCTGATGGTCGAGCACAATCTCTCGGTCGTCGCCTCGCTCTCGGACCGCATCACCGTGCTGGCGCGCGGCCAGGTGCTGGCGGAAGGCGATTACGCCACCGTCTCGAAGGACCCGCGCGTGGTCGAGGCCTATATCGGCTCGGGAGGCGGACATGGCCACCACTGA
- a CDS encoding ABC transporter ATP-binding protein — MATTEALKAPMAAAGTAPLLKVRGLEAWYGESHVLHGIDFDVAPGEVVTLLGRNGAGKTTTLKSIMGVLAKRKGSVVLEGKETIALPSRSIARLGIGFVPEERGIYSTLSVEENLMLPPQVRPGGLSLDAIFTLFPNIKERLKSQGTKLSGGEQQMLAIGRILRTGANLLLLDEPTEGLAPVIIEQIGRTIAKLKQDGFTIILVEQNFRFAQTVADRHYVVEQGKVIDMIPNAELDANIDKLHRYLGV, encoded by the coding sequence ATGGCCACCACTGAGGCCCTGAAGGCTCCCATGGCTGCCGCCGGCACCGCCCCGCTGCTCAAGGTCCGTGGGCTCGAAGCCTGGTATGGCGAGAGCCATGTCCTGCACGGCATCGATTTCGACGTCGCGCCCGGCGAGGTCGTGACGCTGCTCGGCCGCAACGGCGCCGGCAAGACCACGACGCTGAAGTCGATCATGGGCGTGCTGGCCAAGCGCAAGGGCTCGGTCGTGCTGGAGGGCAAGGAGACGATCGCCCTGCCCTCGCGTTCGATCGCCCGGCTCGGCATCGGCTTCGTGCCGGAGGAGCGCGGCATCTACTCGACCCTCTCGGTCGAGGAGAACCTGATGCTGCCGCCGCAGGTGCGCCCAGGCGGGCTCTCGCTCGACGCGATCTTCACGCTCTTTCCGAACATCAAGGAGCGTCTGAAGAGCCAGGGCACCAAGCTCTCGGGCGGCGAGCAGCAGATGCTGGCGATCGGCCGCATCCTGCGCACCGGCGCGAATCTGCTCCTGCTCGACGAGCCGACCGAGGGCCTCGCCCCCGTCATCATCGAGCAGATCGGCCGCACCATCGCGAAACTGAAGCAGGACGGCTTCACCATCATCCTGGTGGAACAGAACTTCCGCTTCGCCCAGACGGTGGCGGACCGGCACTATGTGGTCGAGCAAGGCAAGGTCATCGACATGATCCCGAATGCCGAACTCGACGCCAATATCGACAAGCTGCATCGCTATCTCGGCGTCTGA
- a CDS encoding AMP-binding protein, producing the protein MNGSLLDMLTPDRWTVREVALRRLASSPDFPFVSEIGGPTETYGRFIERASALAHFYSECGVAVGNTVAVLCPNGIPALHGWMAASLIGAVDVTVNSAYRGELLTHVLATTQPKVALVDTTLLDSLLEVREQLPFLTHVILVGSSEAPDDGHHLQFARYEEIVEARRPLPTRQVEPQDPAVVMFTSGTTGPSKAVLLPNAQVCLLAHQVIVNTRLSADDVYYNAHPLHHIAGKFMGVLATFIAGGHLVLDRKFDAEAWLATIRRVGATVGIAHGPMIEMIHATAPAADDRNHRLRRLMCCPLPKSIGRAFEQRFDLRGIEMWGMTEVTCPCWTSFDGGHPLGSCGKPMDDWFDVRIVNPETDRELRPGETGEIVVRPRLPWTSFAGYLGAPEATVEAWRNLWFHTGDAGWRDDDGYFFILDRIKDRIRRRAENISSYEIEAAALQLTGVREAAAVGVPSGMEGDDDIKLCVALDRAFEPADILAFLAARLPHFMVPRYIEIMPSLPRTPTNKLKKRELRDGGVGVHTWDRHQVGIRLKQLVQERSAKRT; encoded by the coding sequence ATGAACGGATCGCTCTTGGATATGCTGACGCCTGATAGGTGGACGGTCCGCGAAGTAGCCCTCCGGCGGCTTGCGTCATCTCCCGATTTTCCATTTGTCAGCGAGATTGGCGGACCCACCGAAACTTATGGCCGGTTCATTGAGCGTGCGTCGGCGCTTGCTCACTTTTACTCGGAGTGTGGAGTCGCAGTCGGAAACACGGTCGCGGTGCTTTGTCCCAACGGCATCCCCGCGCTCCATGGCTGGATGGCCGCCAGCCTCATTGGCGCGGTCGACGTCACGGTCAACTCCGCCTACCGCGGCGAGCTGCTTACCCATGTGCTCGCCACCACGCAGCCGAAAGTGGCGCTAGTCGACACAACGCTCCTCGACAGCCTCCTCGAGGTTCGCGAACAGCTTCCCTTTCTGACGCACGTTATCCTCGTTGGATCGAGTGAAGCGCCTGACGACGGCCACCACCTGCAATTCGCGCGGTATGAAGAGATTGTCGAAGCCCGACGGCCCTTACCGACCCGCCAGGTCGAGCCGCAAGACCCCGCAGTCGTGATGTTCACGTCAGGTACGACGGGCCCGTCTAAGGCGGTGCTGCTGCCAAATGCACAGGTCTGCCTGCTCGCCCACCAGGTGATTGTCAACACGAGGCTCTCTGCGGATGACGTGTACTACAATGCGCATCCTCTTCATCACATCGCCGGCAAGTTCATGGGAGTACTCGCGACATTCATAGCCGGCGGACACCTTGTGCTGGATCGAAAATTCGATGCTGAAGCTTGGTTGGCCACGATAAGACGCGTTGGAGCAACGGTGGGCATCGCTCACGGCCCCATGATCGAAATGATCCATGCAACCGCCCCTGCAGCAGACGATCGAAATCACCGGCTTCGGCGTTTGATGTGCTGCCCGCTGCCGAAATCCATCGGTCGCGCGTTCGAGCAGCGGTTTGACCTGAGGGGCATCGAAATGTGGGGGATGACGGAGGTGACCTGCCCATGCTGGACGTCTTTTGACGGCGGGCATCCCCTCGGATCCTGCGGAAAGCCAATGGACGATTGGTTCGATGTGCGGATCGTCAACCCGGAGACGGACAGAGAGCTCCGCCCCGGCGAGACCGGAGAGATAGTCGTGAGACCCAGGCTCCCCTGGACCAGTTTCGCGGGCTATCTCGGTGCGCCTGAGGCGACGGTCGAGGCTTGGCGCAATCTCTGGTTCCACACCGGTGACGCTGGATGGCGCGACGATGACGGGTATTTTTTCATCCTCGATCGCATCAAGGATCGCATTCGGCGGCGAGCAGAAAACATCTCATCGTATGAGATCGAAGCTGCAGCGCTGCAGCTTACCGGGGTCCGCGAAGCCGCGGCCGTCGGCGTTCCTTCGGGAATGGAAGGCGATGACGATATCAAGCTCTGTGTCGCTCTCGACCGCGCCTTCGAACCGGCGGACATCCTGGCATTCCTGGCTGCCCGGCTGCCGCACTTCATGGTACCGCGCTATATCGAGATCATGCCTTCGTTGCCCCGCACGCCGACGAACAAGCTGAAAAAACGTGAGCTTCGGGATGGCGGTGTCGGCGTTCACACCTGGGACAGGCATCAAGTCGGAATCAGGCTCAAGCAGCTGGTTCAAGAGCGGTCAGCAAAAAGGACGTAA
- a CDS encoding CaiB/BaiF CoA-transferase family protein, with amino-acid sequence MVSPNTPSLQGIRVLDLSRLAPGPYASMILGDMGAEVVVVGGGPGSLPIPAFARGKALINLDLKSGLGREALLRLVTTSDVLIEGYRPGVTSRLGIDYDTLKKTNPRLVYCSLTGYGQDGPLSQEAGHDINYVALSGALGAFGPVGDVPSFPLNLLADFAGGSLFAVIGILSALYARGHSGQGQHIDAAMVDGCLSLMAMHFADWGKPVLQSRGDGLVAGSSPYYRCYACSDGKFVAIGPLERRFFENLWNGLGFLDPAPPQFDRGTWPEMADRFAAAFATRPRDEWVSHFAGKDACVSPVLDPEEAVDHPHNRGRHATFGREAPVLAPIMQGLEGAPREIDLTDKTTQVLSEIGFSAEQIKAARGGNAPISGLAWPPF; translated from the coding sequence ATGGTCTCCCCGAATACCCCCAGCCTGCAGGGCATCAGGGTTCTTGATCTGTCGAGGCTCGCGCCTGGCCCCTATGCGTCGATGATCCTTGGGGACATGGGCGCGGAAGTTGTTGTGGTCGGGGGCGGGCCGGGTAGTCTGCCCATTCCCGCCTTCGCTCGGGGCAAAGCGCTCATAAATCTGGATCTGAAATCTGGTCTTGGTCGAGAGGCTTTGCTGCGGCTTGTCACGACATCGGACGTCCTGATCGAAGGGTACCGCCCGGGTGTCACGTCACGGCTAGGCATCGACTACGACACATTGAAGAAAACCAACCCTCGCTTGGTCTACTGCTCTTTGACTGGTTACGGCCAAGACGGCCCTCTTTCGCAGGAGGCTGGCCACGACATCAATTATGTGGCGCTGTCTGGGGCTCTCGGCGCATTCGGCCCGGTGGGCGATGTGCCGAGTTTCCCCCTAAACCTTCTGGCAGACTTTGCGGGTGGCAGCCTGTTCGCTGTCATTGGAATTCTGTCCGCCCTTTACGCGCGGGGGCACAGTGGTCAGGGCCAGCATATCGATGCCGCGATGGTAGATGGTTGCTTGTCGCTTATGGCGATGCACTTCGCGGATTGGGGTAAACCAGTGCTACAGTCGCGTGGAGATGGCCTGGTTGCCGGCTCTTCTCCCTACTATCGCTGTTATGCTTGCTCAGATGGGAAGTTCGTCGCAATCGGACCTCTGGAACGTCGCTTCTTTGAGAATCTCTGGAACGGCCTCGGATTTCTCGATCCCGCTCCCCCTCAATTTGATCGAGGGACTTGGCCGGAGATGGCCGACCGCTTTGCTGCTGCGTTCGCCACGCGTCCGCGCGACGAATGGGTGAGCCACTTTGCAGGCAAGGACGCCTGCGTGTCCCCGGTCCTGGATCCAGAGGAAGCCGTCGATCATCCTCACAATCGCGGCCGCCACGCCACGTTTGGACGCGAGGCTCCGGTTCTAGCGCCGATAATGCAAGGACTTGAAGGTGCTCCCCGAGAGATCGACCTAACTGACAAAACCACCCAGGTTCTGTCCGAGATTGGTTTTTCCGCCGAGCAGATCAAAGCTGCGCGCGGCGGAAATGCCCCCATTTCCGGTCTTGCCTGGCCGCCGTTTTGA
- a CDS encoding TetR/AcrR family transcriptional regulator: MTGTSAQKVNKKALLREESIYRLTQAAFRIVVSKGYQACTLQEIAEAAGLTKGAVYFYFESKENLLLHLLDVAEKDIVDPLFDHLKNLSAPAAEKIAAFFKFTSRQGIDRPDELLCLIKMSIESRSSTEVADVKISAIYQRIYRMLEEIIERGKLAGELATTLPTKEFAMLVVATHDGMMLEWHRRGGNIDGRLFVRTVWQTFLNGIVPPPPVDPHLRPYVLFADRS; encoded by the coding sequence ATGACCGGAACCTCAGCCCAAAAAGTGAATAAGAAGGCGCTCCTACGCGAAGAAAGCATCTATCGGCTTACCCAAGCCGCGTTTCGTATCGTCGTTTCGAAAGGCTATCAGGCGTGCACCCTCCAGGAGATAGCCGAAGCGGCGGGACTCACCAAAGGAGCGGTATATTTCTACTTTGAGAGCAAAGAGAATCTGCTTCTGCATCTCTTGGATGTCGCTGAGAAGGATATCGTCGATCCGCTTTTCGATCATCTCAAGAATCTTTCAGCCCCAGCTGCTGAAAAGATTGCTGCCTTCTTCAAATTCACATCTCGGCAGGGCATCGATAGACCTGATGAGCTCTTATGCTTGATCAAGATGTCGATCGAGAGCCGCAGCTCCACCGAAGTGGCAGATGTGAAAATATCGGCTATCTATCAGCGCATCTACCGAATGCTCGAAGAGATTATCGAGCGAGGAAAGCTCGCGGGCGAACTCGCGACGACGCTACCCACGAAGGAGTTCGCCATGCTCGTAGTCGCGACGCACGATGGCATGATGCTGGAGTGGCACCGTCGCGGCGGGAATATTGACGGTCGGCTGTTCGTGCGGACCGTCTGGCAGACGTTTCTCAACGGGATCGTGCCCCCTCCTCCGGTTGATCCCCATCTTCGCCCTTACGTCCTTTTTGCTGACCGCTCTTGA
- a CDS encoding CoA transferase: MTQASPPLPTSRGALSGVRVIELGMVMQVPLAGQMLGDYGADVIKVERLSPGEILRTLDPVANEKGGISCYYAALCRNKRSLALDIKSEEGRDLLLRLIDSADVLLHNFRPGVMERLGLSFEDLEKRNPRLIYAVGYAFGATGPMAKMPGQDMLAQSYSGFAMSGVEEGAVPQITNTPIIDYMTALSLTQGILAALVERSSSGRGQKIETSLLDVAFAAQVLEQSSIAMHSQRTSWVKQSMRFKTTDGWLVVLTLFRDNPLRGLCAAFDVLDFSGQPKFATRDLQVKNIAEIEEYFRPLVAEFSTAECVERLSGQDILCSPINTLEQAAASPQIRNNGMVWSVPVSGYGDVALAGNPVKLSRTPPELRISPAELGAHASEILGEIGVGEEEFSSLRQQGVVEGV, from the coding sequence ATGACGCAAGCTAGCCCGCCATTGCCAACGTCCCGCGGCGCGCTTTCCGGAGTTCGCGTAATCGAGCTCGGCATGGTGATGCAAGTCCCGCTCGCTGGCCAGATGCTCGGCGACTATGGGGCCGATGTTATCAAAGTGGAGCGCCTGTCCCCTGGCGAAATTCTTCGGACGCTCGATCCGGTAGCCAACGAGAAGGGTGGCATCAGCTGCTATTATGCGGCGCTGTGCCGGAACAAGCGAAGCTTGGCCCTCGACATCAAATCTGAAGAAGGCCGCGATCTGCTTCTTCGCCTGATCGACAGTGCGGACGTCCTTCTTCACAACTTTCGTCCCGGAGTGATGGAGCGTCTCGGACTTTCGTTCGAGGACCTCGAAAAGCGGAACCCGCGCCTGATCTATGCCGTCGGCTACGCCTTCGGAGCCACAGGTCCGATGGCGAAAATGCCCGGCCAGGACATGCTGGCGCAGTCTTATAGCGGCTTCGCAATGAGCGGGGTCGAGGAAGGCGCAGTTCCCCAAATCACGAACACACCCATCATCGATTATATGACCGCCTTATCCCTGACCCAAGGCATCTTGGCCGCGCTGGTCGAACGATCCTCGTCCGGGCGGGGGCAGAAGATCGAAACATCGCTCCTCGATGTGGCCTTCGCCGCGCAAGTGCTGGAGCAGTCGAGCATCGCGATGCACAGCCAGCGCACGAGCTGGGTCAAGCAGTCGATGCGCTTTAAGACCACCGACGGGTGGCTCGTTGTGCTGACCCTCTTCCGCGACAACCCGCTAAGGGGGTTGTGCGCTGCTTTCGATGTGCTGGATTTCAGCGGGCAGCCAAAGTTCGCGACACGCGATCTCCAAGTCAAAAACATCGCAGAAATAGAGGAGTACTTTCGACCGCTCGTGGCCGAGTTTTCGACCGCCGAGTGCGTTGAAAGGTTGTCAGGACAGGACATCCTGTGCTCGCCGATCAATACACTGGAGCAAGCCGCTGCGTCCCCGCAGATCCGCAACAACGGAATGGTTTGGTCGGTCCCCGTTTCCGGGTACGGCGACGTCGCACTTGCGGGCAACCCGGTCAAACTTTCGCGCACACCTCCTGAGCTCAGGATTTCCCCTGCGGAACTGGGTGCGCATGCCAGTGAAATTCTCGGCGAAATTGGGGTGGGCGAGGAAGAGTTCAGCTCCCTGAGACAGCAAGGCGTCGTCGAAGGCGTGTAA
- a CDS encoding branched-chain amino acid ABC transporter permease, with protein MFELLGVPPQALFGQVLLGLINGSFYAILSLGLAVIFGLLNIINFTHGAQYMMGAFVAWMCLNYLGINYWAALLLAPIIVGATGIAIERLLLKRIAHLDHLYGLLLTFGLALIIQGLFRNQYGSSGLPYAIPPQLAGGQNLGFMFLPNYRAWVIVASLVICLSTWFLIEKTKLGAYLRAATENPTLTQAFGINVPLLVTLTYGFGVALAAFAGVLAAPIYSVNPNMGGDLIIVVFAVVVIGGMGSIMGAIVTGFSLGLIEGLTKVFYPEGAATVIFVIMVLVLLVKPAGLFGRAA; from the coding sequence ATGTTCGAGCTTCTAGGCGTTCCGCCGCAGGCGCTGTTCGGTCAGGTCCTTCTCGGCCTGATCAACGGCTCGTTCTACGCCATCCTCAGCCTCGGGCTGGCGGTGATCTTCGGGCTGCTCAACATCATCAACTTCACCCATGGCGCGCAGTACATGATGGGCGCCTTCGTCGCCTGGATGTGCCTGAACTATCTCGGCATCAACTACTGGGCTGCGCTGCTGCTGGCACCGATCATCGTCGGCGCGACCGGCATCGCGATCGAGCGCCTGCTGCTCAAGCGCATCGCCCATCTCGACCATCTCTACGGGCTGCTGCTGACCTTCGGCCTGGCGCTGATCATCCAGGGCCTGTTCCGCAACCAGTACGGCTCGTCGGGCCTGCCCTATGCCATCCCGCCGCAACTCGCCGGCGGACAGAACCTCGGCTTCATGTTCCTGCCGAACTACCGCGCCTGGGTGATCGTCGCCTCGCTCGTGATCTGCCTCAGCACATGGTTCCTGATCGAGAAGACCAAGCTCGGGGCCTATCTGCGGGCCGCGACCGAGAACCCGACGCTGACCCAGGCCTTCGGCATCAACGTGCCGCTGCTGGTGACGCTGACCTATGGCTTCGGCGTCGCGCTCGCGGCCTTCGCCGGCGTGCTCGCCGCGCCGATCTATTCGGTCAACCCGAACATGGGCGGCGACCTGATCATCGTCGTCTTCGCGGTGGTCGTGATCGGCGGCATGGGCTCGATCATGGGCGCCATCGTCACCGGTTTCTCGCTCGGGCTGATCGAGGGCCTGACCAAGGTGTTCTACCCGGAGGGCGCGGCGACCGTGATCTTCGTCATCATGGTGCTGGTGCTGCTGGTGAAGCCGGCCGGCCTGTTCGGCCGCGCGGCCTGA